A stretch of Nitrospira sp. DNA encodes these proteins:
- a CDS encoding HNH endonuclease, with the protein MAVFVLDKQGKPLMPCSEKRARLLLSRGRARVHRVVPFVIRLVDRLQSESALQPVAIKLDPGSKTTGVAVVRIKEETDEDNSEIRNIACAISLMELVHRGKQISKSLTARRAFRRRRRSQHLRHRQARFDNRTKPEGWLPPSLQHRVDATVSLVKRLRRWAPATGIQQELVRFDTHAMQNPDIAGIEYQQGELAGYEVREYLLEAWSRQCAYCDAKEVPLEIEHIIAKSQGGTDRVSNLTLACRCCNHKKGALPIQQFVKDPARLARILAHAKAPLKDAAAVNAARWALFSALTDTGLPVACSSGGRTKYNRRRFNIPKTHALDALCVGDVDGVECKAMPTLSVQCAGRGSYQRTRLTKHGFPRSYLMRTKAVYGFQTGDLVKANVAAGKKMGCYVGRVAVRASGAFNIQTTDTVIQGVSWKYCRVIQRGDGYGYHFHNNVTGLLRKPAIRPLTEVRGVLAEDL; encoded by the coding sequence ATGGCTGTTTTCGTGCTGGACAAGCAAGGCAAGCCGCTGATGCCCTGTAGCGAGAAACGCGCGAGGCTGCTCTTATCGCGCGGCCGCGCGCGCGTACATCGTGTGGTTCCCTTTGTCATTCGATTGGTGGATCGCCTCCAGTCGGAAAGTGCATTGCAGCCGGTGGCAATCAAGCTTGATCCCGGCAGCAAAACAACAGGCGTTGCAGTTGTTCGCATCAAGGAAGAAACGGACGAAGACAACAGCGAGATTCGCAACATCGCCTGCGCCATTTCACTGATGGAATTGGTGCATCGCGGCAAGCAGATCAGCAAGTCGCTTACGGCGCGTCGCGCCTTCAGGCGCCGGCGCAGAAGCCAACACCTGCGGCATCGCCAAGCGCGCTTTGACAACCGAACCAAGCCGGAAGGATGGTTGCCGCCTTCGCTGCAACACCGTGTTGACGCCACCGTGTCTTTGGTGAAACGCCTGCGTCGCTGGGCGCCGGCAACCGGAATACAGCAAGAGCTGGTGCGCTTCGACACCCACGCCATGCAGAATCCCGACATTGCCGGCATCGAATATCAGCAAGGCGAACTGGCGGGTTACGAAGTGCGGGAATATCTCCTTGAAGCATGGAGCCGTCAATGCGCCTATTGCGACGCGAAAGAGGTTCCCTTGGAAATCGAGCATATCATTGCGAAAAGCCAGGGCGGAACCGACCGTGTTTCAAACCTGACCTTGGCTTGCCGGTGCTGCAATCATAAGAAAGGAGCCCTCCCCATTCAGCAGTTTGTGAAAGACCCTGCGCGCCTGGCGCGCATCCTCGCCCACGCCAAGGCGCCATTGAAAGACGCCGCTGCCGTCAATGCTGCGCGCTGGGCGCTGTTTTCTGCGCTCACGGACACGGGTTTGCCAGTCGCTTGCAGCAGCGGTGGACGCACTAAGTACAATCGCCGTCGCTTCAATATTCCCAAGACCCACGCGCTGGATGCGTTGTGCGTCGGCGATGTGGATGGCGTCGAATGCAAGGCCATGCCGACGCTTTCAGTCCAGTGTGCAGGACGCGGCAGTTATCAGCGCACTCGCTTGACCAAGCACGGGTTTCCTCGCAGCTATTTGATGCGCACGAAAGCTGTTTACGGCTTTCAAACCGGGGATCTGGTTAAAGCGAACGTGGCCGCTGGAAAGAAAATGGGCTGCTATGTCGGACGTGTTGCCGTACGTGCTTCCGGCGCTTTCAATATTCAGACGACTGATACTGTCATTCAGGGGGTTTCTTGGAAATATTGCCGCGTCATCCAGCGCGGCGATGGTTATGGCTATCACTTTCACAACAACGTGACGGGCTTGCTTCGCAAGCCCGCAATTCGTCCCCTGACTGAAGTCAGGGGTGTCCTTGCGGAGGATCTATGA
- a CDS encoding transposase, with the protein MHRLQAYKFELRPTGEQQRLMRRVAGSCRFVFNKGLELQQQRYERGEKTLRYAGLCKVLTQWKSQSDRLWLAETPSQALQQALKDLERAYANFFAQRAAFPRFKKKDRADHFRYPQGVRLDEANSRVYLPKLGWLRYRNSREVLGTVKNVTVSQSCDTWFISIQTEREVPRPMPQATTAVGIDLGIVRFATLSDGTVYVPLHSFKNHETRLRKAQQAMNRKVKFSQNWKKAKARIQRIHARIGNARRDYLHKASSTISHNHAMVSMEDLQVSTMSRSARGTVEQPGRNVRAKAGLNRSILDQGWGEFRRQLEYKLTWKGGWLVPVPPQHTSQTCPSCSHVSADNRQTQARFACVMCGFEDHADLVGAINILRAGHARFACEVSGAPRPPATGTHRNGLGEHTTSHVVGIAAL; encoded by the coding sequence ATGCATCGACTGCAAGCCTACAAGTTTGAGCTGCGCCCGACTGGGGAACAGCAGCGCCTCATGCGCCGCGTTGCCGGGTCCTGTCGATTTGTCTTTAATAAAGGACTCGAGTTGCAGCAGCAACGCTACGAACGAGGTGAGAAGACGCTTCGATATGCCGGGCTGTGTAAGGTCCTGACGCAGTGGAAGTCACAGTCTGACAGGTTGTGGCTGGCTGAGACACCGAGCCAGGCCCTGCAACAGGCACTCAAGGATTTGGAGCGGGCCTACGCCAACTTCTTTGCCCAGCGCGCTGCCTTCCCGCGCTTCAAGAAGAAGGACCGAGCCGATCACTTCCGCTATCCGCAAGGGGTCCGACTCGATGAAGCCAATAGCCGTGTCTACCTCCCCAAGCTCGGGTGGCTCCGCTACCGCAACAGTCGCGAAGTGTTGGGGACGGTGAAGAATGTCACGGTGAGCCAGTCCTGCGACACATGGTTCATCTCGATCCAGACGGAGCGAGAGGTCCCTCGCCCCATGCCGCAGGCGACCACCGCCGTGGGGATCGATCTGGGGATCGTCCGGTTCGCCACGCTCTCCGACGGCACGGTCTATGTCCCGCTCCACAGTTTTAAGAACCATGAAACGCGGCTGCGCAAGGCGCAGCAGGCCATGAATCGGAAAGTGAAATTCAGCCAGAACTGGAAGAAGGCGAAAGCCCGCATCCAGCGCATCCATGCCCGCATCGGGAACGCCCGTCGCGACTACCTGCACAAAGCCTCTTCTACCATCAGCCACAACCACGCGATGGTATCCATGGAGGACTTGCAGGTCAGCACCATGAGTCGATCGGCACGAGGGACTGTCGAGCAACCCGGGCGAAACGTGCGAGCTAAGGCAGGCTTGAATCGCTCGATCCTTGATCAAGGCTGGGGCGAGTTCAGAAGACAGCTGGAGTACAAACTAACATGGAAAGGAGGATGGCTTGTTCCTGTGCCGCCGCAGCACACGAGTCAAACCTGTCCCTCGTGCAGTCATGTGTCAGCGGACAACCGCCAGACCCAAGCGCGGTTCGCGTGCGTCATGTGTGGCTTTGAGGACCATGCGGATCTTGTTGGGGCCATCAATATTCTAAGGGCGGGACACGCCCGATTCGCCTGTGAAGTGAGCGGTGCACCACGGCCGCCAGCAACAGGAACTCACCGAAACGGATTGGGAGAGCACACGACCTCCCACGTCGTAGGAATCGCCGCCCTTTAG